The Mucilaginibacter yixingensis genome window below encodes:
- a CDS encoding nuclear transport factor 2 family protein: protein MNTSIQNNILPTDEQKLQVAGTFLNAVKSNDWATLQTILATDATWTLPGTSVLSGLAASAEAIVKRAQGLKNFGVNFQLQHILYGLHGFTLSLHNTASRGDLLLDEQVAIVCQVNDGKITSMATYLSDVAGINEFFVPGIID, encoded by the coding sequence ATGAACACCTCCATTCAAAATAATATCCTTCCAACTGATGAGCAAAAACTACAGGTAGCCGGTACATTTCTTAATGCCGTAAAAAGCAACGATTGGGCTACCCTGCAAACTATACTAGCCACAGATGCCACCTGGACATTGCCCGGTACCAGCGTGCTCTCTGGTCTGGCCGCCAGTGCCGAAGCCATTGTTAAACGTGCCCAGGGCCTAAAAAACTTTGGCGTTAACTTTCAATTGCAGCATATTTTATATGGCTTGCATGGTTTTACCCTTTCATTGCATAATACGGCCAGCAGGGGCGATTTACTGCTGGACGAGCAGGTAGCTATTGTATGCCAGGTAAACGACGGTAAGATTACCAGCATGGCTACCTATCTTTCTGATGTTGCGGGCATTAATGAGTTTTTTGTTCCCGGTATTATTGATTAA
- a CDS encoding phosphatase PAP2 family protein, which yields MLRFKYVLVISGCLLYNSARAQSDTITKKNIVDTVRKDLLTAPDTVVRLHSKTAALIPPAALVAYGAASFIFHPIRQLDHDVYGEITERNLLVTSHTENILQFAPVILVYGLNLAGDHGKNTFIDRTMTYVLAQGMMNLALFTLKRTTHRLRPDGSNYYSFPSGHTANAFAGAEFMAQEYSGKSAWYGVGGYSLAVTTGVLRMYHKDHWLSDVIAGAGFGILATKGAYLLYPIIRNNLFHGKERAAKHKASDALLLPSYQDGALGLQFSRTF from the coding sequence ATGCTGAGATTTAAGTATGTTTTAGTAATTAGCGGTTGCCTGCTGTATAACAGCGCAAGGGCACAGAGTGATACTATCACAAAAAAGAATATAGTCGATACCGTTCGTAAAGATTTATTAACTGCTCCGGATACAGTAGTACGTCTGCATAGTAAAACAGCAGCGCTAATACCACCGGCAGCGCTGGTGGCCTATGGGGCTGCGTCTTTTATCTTTCACCCCATCCGTCAACTGGATCATGATGTTTATGGAGAGATTACCGAAAGGAACTTACTGGTAACAAGTCACACCGAAAATATATTGCAGTTTGCGCCGGTTATTTTGGTTTACGGGTTAAACCTGGCCGGCGATCATGGTAAAAATACTTTTATAGACAGAACCATGACCTATGTGCTGGCACAAGGGATGATGAACCTGGCGCTGTTTACCCTAAAGCGTACCACGCATCGCCTGCGGCCGGATGGTAGCAATTATTATTCTTTTCCATCGGGCCATACAGCCAATGCTTTTGCCGGTGCAGAGTTTATGGCGCAGGAGTATAGTGGTAAATCGGCCTGGTATGGGGTGGGTGGTTATTCGCTGGCGGTTACAACCGGTGTATTGCGCATGTATCATAAAGACCACTGGCTTAGCGATGTAATTGCCGGTGCCGGTTTTGGTATCCTGGCTACAAAAGGAGCGTATCTGCTGTACCCTATTATCCGGAACAATTTGTTCCACGGAAAGGAGAGGGCCGCTAAACATAAAGCATCAGATGCATTGCTATTGCCCAGCTATCAGGATGGAGCATTGGGCTTGCAGTTCTCCCGAACATTTTAA
- a CDS encoding DUF417 family protein, producing the protein MQALINSIANLDQFGKKVVRFGIVVVFLWIGGLKFFTYEADGIVPFVANSPFMSFFYHHPNEYKTHQNKEGELVTANHQWHIENNTYGFSFGLGVFLVTLALLVALYKIAPLPSLIASFLIGVMTLGTLSFLVTTPESWVPHLGDAQWGFPYLSGRGRLVIKDLVILGGTIVTMSETARLYLDSQKAKN; encoded by the coding sequence ATGCAAGCACTTATCAACAGCATCGCAAACCTTGATCAATTCGGAAAAAAAGTTGTCCGTTTTGGCATCGTCGTAGTCTTCCTTTGGATAGGCGGACTCAAATTCTTCACTTATGAAGCCGACGGCATCGTGCCCTTTGTGGCCAACAGCCCTTTCATGTCGTTCTTCTATCATCACCCTAATGAGTATAAAACTCACCAGAATAAAGAAGGCGAGCTGGTTACTGCCAACCACCAATGGCATATTGAAAATAATACCTACGGCTTCTCCTTCGGACTGGGTGTTTTCCTGGTGACATTAGCCCTACTGGTCGCCCTGTACAAAATTGCACCGCTCCCCAGCTTAATAGCCAGTTTCCTCATCGGTGTGATGACGCTGGGCACGCTTTCTTTCCTTGTTACCACGCCCGAAAGCTGGGTGCCGCACCTGGGCGATGCTCAATGGGGATTTCCATACCTGTCTGGTCGCGGTCGGTTAGTTATTAAAGACCTGGTGATTTTGGGTGGTACCATTGTTACCATGAGCGAAACTGCAAGGCTGTACCTCGATAGTCAAAAAGCAAAAAATTAA
- a CDS encoding carboxymuconolactone decarboxylase family protein has translation MKTFQVPVREQVSAESQVIFDQFTKRLGKVPNLYATMGYSAAALKGFVDLDTALSHGVLSGKQREAIALIVSEINNCAYCLAGHTLAAMKNGFSKEDTLNIRRGHTADAKLNALIGLAKSITINKGHADEQALEDFYAAGFDDAAVMEVIGLVTVRIFTNYVYALTKIPVDFPAAEPLN, from the coding sequence ATGAAAACATTTCAAGTTCCTGTAAGAGAACAGGTAAGCGCAGAATCACAAGTTATATTTGATCAGTTTACCAAACGTCTGGGCAAGGTGCCTAACCTGTACGCCACAATGGGCTATTCAGCCGCTGCATTGAAAGGCTTTGTAGATCTGGATACCGCCTTAAGTCACGGTGTGTTAAGCGGTAAACAGCGCGAGGCCATTGCACTCATAGTGTCAGAAATTAACAATTGTGCTTACTGTTTGGCAGGGCACACTTTAGCCGCCATGAAAAACGGTTTCAGTAAAGAAGATACACTGAACATCCGCAGAGGCCACACTGCTGATGCCAAACTGAACGCACTGATTGGCCTGGCAAAATCAATCACTATTAATAAAGGTCATGCCGATGAGCAGGCATTGGAAGATTTCTACGCCGCAGGTTTTGACGATGCCGCGGTGATGGAAGTGATTGGCCTGGTTACCGTCAGGATTTTTACCAACTATGTTTATGCGCTTACAAAAATCCCTGTTGATTTCCCTGCCGCAGAACCATTAAACTAA
- a CDS encoding PorP/SprF family type IX secretion system membrane protein, with product MNNYIGYLKRITLATVSVCGMLIGEAHAQLNPFQSMYYQNHYLLNPALAGVDKGLNLNVNYRQQWSNFPGTPKTAAFTADFNAGDRVGVGANVQDDQSGLIRTTRAVGSYAYHLPLNDAGDHLSFGLSLGINNSRVDANKVNGDMSDQELLQYNQLKPYVDGDFGAAYTSSHWLVSAAVPNLKSTLFKGSDSRYDADLLTFSGIVAYKFTQIDDGNSFTMSPLAGYRMVKGFKDIFDAGFNITMNNYGLYFQSIYHTNQNISMGIGLDQKTYMLNFAYNLETGQLSNYTRGAFEFGLKINVFNSPAK from the coding sequence ATGAACAACTATATAGGATATCTGAAACGCATAACCCTGGCTACGGTATCGGTTTGCGGAATGCTGATAGGTGAAGCCCATGCACAGTTGAACCCCTTTCAGAGCATGTATTATCAAAACCATTACCTGCTTAACCCTGCACTGGCAGGTGTTGATAAGGGACTTAACCTGAACGTTAATTACCGGCAGCAATGGAGTAACTTTCCGGGGACGCCTAAAACGGCTGCCTTTACTGCAGATTTTAACGCCGGGGACCGCGTAGGTGTGGGCGCTAACGTGCAGGACGATCAGTCGGGCCTCATCCGCACTACCCGTGCGGTGGGCTCTTACGCTTATCACCTGCCGTTAAATGATGCTGGCGATCACCTTAGTTTTGGTTTATCATTGGGTATTAACAATAGCAGAGTAGACGCCAACAAAGTAAACGGCGACATGTCTGACCAGGAGCTTTTACAATACAACCAATTGAAGCCTTACGTTGATGGTGATTTCGGGGCTGCATATACATCAAGCCACTGGTTGGTTAGTGCTGCTGTTCCTAACTTAAAGAGCACCTTGTTTAAGGGGTCAGACAGCCGTTACGATGCCGACCTGCTAACCTTTTCTGGTATAGTTGCCTATAAATTTACCCAGATAGATGATGGTAATAGTTTTACCATGTCGCCATTGGCCGGCTACCGAATGGTAAAGGGCTTTAAAGACATCTTTGACGCTGGTTTTAACATCACCATGAACAACTACGGGCTTTACTTTCAAAGCATCTATCACACCAATCAGAACATTAGCATGGGTATTGGTTTAGACCAGAAAACGTATATGCTCAATTTTGCCTATAACCTGGAAACCGGCCAACTAAGCAACTATACCCGCGGTGCGTTTGAGTTTGGTTTGAAAATTAATGTCTTTAACTCGCCTGCAAAATAA